A window of Methylobacterium bullatum genomic DNA:
AGGTGTTGGCCTGGACCGCGTTGTTGAAGCGGGCTCCGGCATTGCTGCTGCCGTTATTGGCGAAGTCGAAGTTCTGCAGCAGGGCCGTGCCGCTGATCTCGTGGCCGTCGGCGGGCCGGAGGTTGAACTTGGCCAGGCCCGAGGTCAGTTCGTTGCCGGTGTCGCGCACCAGCGTGCCGAACCCGTCACGATAGGCGTCGTTGTTGCGATAGACGAACTGACCGAACACATCCGCCGCGGTGCCGATGCGGGCGCCCAGCGCCGTCGAGTTCAGGAATTTCTGACCGTTCGAGCCGAAGCCGAATTTCTGGACCGCGCCGGCCTTCTCGTCCGGCGCCAGGATGTCGTCGATGGAGCGTGTGCGGAAGGCGACCACGCCGCCGATCGCGCCGGAGCCGTAGATGGTGGAGGTGGGCCCCCGCGTGATGTCGACGCCGCCGACGAGTTCGGGATCGAGATAGAAGACGCCGTTGGCGCTGTGGCCCGAGGTCTGGAAGTTCTGGCGGGCGCCGTCCACCAGGACGTTGACGCGCCCGAAATCCTGCAGCCCGCGGATGTTGATGGCCTGGGCCGGGTCGTTCTGGTTCTCCTGCGTGGTGACGCCGGGGACGTCGCGCAGGACGTCGGAGAGGCGGCTCGGCTGCAGGCGGTCGATCTGCGCGCGGGTGACGACGCTGCTGCCGGACAGGGCGTCGATGGCGGGCTCCTCGGTCTTCGTCGCGGTGACCGAGAGGGTGTCGAGGCTCACCATTGTGTGCGGCGGTTGCGCCGCGGGGAGGGCCGGCGCCGTCTGGGCCTGGGCGGCGCTCATCGCGATGAGCGAGACGCCGACGAGGGCGCCGGCGCGATGGGTGGTGAGGAGGCGACGGGGAGGCATGACCGGTTCCGCGAGACAGAAAAGGCAGCACTGGGAGAGTGGCTGGCTCCCAGCGCTGATGCTGCTCCGTGACTGTGCGGTCAACGCCGTTTTATTACATCTAGATTGGCGTATGTCTAAGGAGCATCTCAATTTGTCTGGAGATGTTCCAGTTCAATATTGCAATCCTGTGGTCTGTTGCCGCCCGGTCACAGGCGGCGCGGGAGGATGAAGGGCCGGCCGCCCTCGGGCACCCGCCCGACGGGCCAGCTCACCTGGAAGATCTCGGCGATCAGGTCGTCGCGCAGGATCGCCGCCGGGGTGCCGCGCGCCACGAGGCGGCCCTCGGAGAGCACCAGCAGGGTGTCGGCATAGGCGGCCGCGAGGTTGAGATCGTGCAGGATCGCCACCACGCCGACGCCCCGGTCCCGCAGCCCATCCACGGCTTCCAGGATCGCGCTCTGATGGCGCAGGTCGAGGCTCGCGGTGGGTTCGTCGAGGAACAGGATCTGTCCGGTGGCGATGGTGCGGCCGGCGGCGAGCTGGCACAGCACGCGCGCGAACTGGACGCGGGCCTGCTCGCCCCCCGAAAGGCTCTGATAGGCGCGCCCCGCGAGGTGGAGGATATCGGCCCGGCCGAGGGCGTCGGCGAGGATCGCCTCGCGGTCGCGCCGGGTGAGGCCACGCCCGATTCCGTCGAGGCCGATGCGGGCGACGTCCGAGACCGAGAAGGGAAAGGCGAGACGCGTGGCCTGCGGCAGCACCGCCCGCAGGGCCGCGAGCCGCCAGGGCGGGATTGTCGGAACCGGCGTCCCGCCATAGGCCACCGTGCCTGCGGTGGGGGCGAGCTCGCCGCAGAGGAGGCGCAGCAGGGTGGATTTGCCCGCACCGTTCGGGCCGATGATCACCTGCAGCGATCCCGGCGCCACGGTGAGCGAAACGCCCTCTACGAGACTGCGTCCGCCCGTGGCGAAGGCGAGGCCGGACGCGGTGAGCAGGGGCGCCGCCTCAGACATCGAGGGTCCGGGTCCGCGCCAGGAGGAGCCACAGGAAGACCGGGGCGCCGACGAGCGCCGTGACGATCCCGATGGGCAGTTCGGCCGGCGCCACCACGAGACGCGCCGCCACATCCGCCAGGACGAGGAGCGCGCCGCCGAGGAGGGCGGAAGCCGGCAGGAGCCGCCGGTGCTCGGGGCCGATCATCAGCCGCAGGGTATGGGGCACCACGAGTCCGACGAAGCCGATCACCCCCGCCGCCGCCACGCCGGCACCGACGGCGATGGCGACGAGGAGGATCGCCGCCCGTTTGAGCCGCTCCACCGGGACGCCGAGATGGAACGCCTCCGCCTCCCCGAGGACCAGGGCGTTGAGCCCGCGCCCGAGGAACGGCACGGCGATCAGCACCGGCAGGATCGCCGGAGCGGTCGCCGCCACCTTGGTCCAGGTCGATCCCCCGAGGCTGCCCAGGGACCAGAAGGTGAGGTCGCGCAGCTGCCGGTCGTCGCTGGCATAGACGAGGAGCCCGGTCATCGCGCCGCTCAGCGCCCCCAGCGCAATGCCGGCGAGCAGCATCGTCGCCACGGAGGTCCGGCCCGAGCGGGTGGCGACGAGGTAGAGGCCGAGCGTCGCCACGAGCCCCCCGCAGAAGGCCGCCGCCGGCAGCAAAGCATAGGGGAGCGGCCCCGGCAGGCTGAAGGCCGCGAGGAGCCGGTCGCCGAGGACGATGATACAGGCCGCCGCGAGGCCCGCCCCGGCGGAGACGCCGACCAGGGCCGGATCGGCCAGGGGGTTGCGGAAGAGCCCCTGCATCAGCGCGCCGGAGACCGCGAGGCCCGCCCCCACCATCAGGCCGAGCAAGGTGCGCGGCAGGCGGATGTTGAGGATGACGAGGCTGTCACGCGCGAGCGCCGGATCCGCCCCACCCTGCATCAGCACGTCGAGGATCCGCGACGGCGCGATGGGGATCGCCCCGATTCCGACGGAGAGGAGGCTGACGGCGAGGACGAGGACCGCCAGGCCGGCGAAGACCGCGACGTCCCGGCGGCGCGGGTCGGCGAGCCTGTCCCCGTGGACAGGATCAGCCACGGATGAGATCGGGGTAGATCGCCCGTATCAGGTCGCGTGCGGCATCCGGGGTGCGCGGGCCGAAGCCGAGGAGATAGAGGCCGTCCATGGCCACCAGGGCGTGCCTGGCGGCCGCCGGCACCTGGCCGAGGGCGGTGCCGGGGGCGAAGATCGTCTCCGGGCTCGGAGCGTCGCCGCCGTTCCGCATCATCACCACGGCGTCGGGGGCGGCGGAGATGATCGCCTCGTCCGTCATCGGCTTGAAGCCCTCGATGCCGGTGGCCGCGTTCTCCACCCCCGCCAGGGCCAGGATGCCGTCCGCCGTGCTGTTGCGGCCCCCGACCATGACGCGGCCGTTGGCTACCGACAGCACGACGAGGGCTCTCGCCGGGCGGGTGATGCGGGCGCGCTGCTCGCTCAGCCCGGCGAATTGCGCGCGTACCTCCGCGGCGAGGGCGGCGGCCTCCCGTTCGAGGCCGGCCAGGCGTCCCACCGTCGCGATCTTGTCGAGGACACCTTCGGGGGTCGGCGGCTCCTTGACGAGGGCGACCGGCACGCCGGCCTCGCGCACGAGGGTCAGCACGTCGGCCGGGCCGGCCCCCTCGGCGGCGATGACGAGATCGGGGCCTGCCGAGAGCAGCCCCTCGGCGGACAGGGCGCGCAGATAGCCGACATTCGGCTTCTCGCGCAGGGCCTGCGCCGGGTAGATGCTGGTGGTGTCGACCACCACGATCCGGCTCGCGGCCCCGAGCCGGTAGAGGATCTCGGTGACGGCGCCGCCCAGCGAGGCGATGCGCGCGGCCGGCCCCGCCGCCCGTGCGGTTCCCCCGAGGGCGGCGAGGCTGAGCCCGCCGGCCAGAATCGCGCGGCGGGACGGGCGAAGAGGGGACGGGCGAAGAGGGGACGGGCGAAGAGGGGAACGGCGATGCGTCATCTGGTCGGGATCACCCTGTCGCTGGCGGTCGCCCGGAGCCGGTCGCGCCGGCAGGGACCGAGGACCGCCTCCCGGCGACCGTCCGTCGGCGTCACCCGTCTCATGCCGCCATCATGCTATAGGTCGAAGAGTGTGCCTGCCGGCGCAGTCCAAGGCAAGATTTAAAAAAATCTCTACTTTTGAATTGATACAGTCTGTTCTTGCCGTTGCTGCGCCGGAGGCTCTGCCGACCACCGCGTTCGGCTCTACCGACGCGGCCTTTGCATTTTCACCACGGTGCTTTTCGGGCGACCGATCGGCTTCAGGGGCGCCTTGGCCTCCAGGGCGGCGCGCGCGAGGTCCTGGGGTCGCGCCGCCCCGTTCGCGATCCGCATCAGGGCCTCGGCCATCTCCTCGATGGTCTGGGCCGCCTCGCCCTCCAGCGTCTCCTCCGCCCGGATGCCGGGCAGTTCGGGTGCGATCTCCTCGGCGGCCTCCCGCAACTGTTCGATGAGCTCGGACGGGGAGTAGCGGGAGGGGGGTGACTGTGCCATCGCGCGACCATGGCAGCAGCCGGGAGCCTCGACAACTGGGCCGATGGAGTATGGCTCTGGACGGGGGACAACGGCGGGTACCGAAGGAATCTAGCGACCAAAAGACTGACGCTTGGTGCCTGGTTGCGGGAGCGGCTCTGATTGGCAGCCGGACCTTGGGTTTTCGGCCCGAAGCTGAGGGTCCGCCCCGGACTCGACCCACAGAAGCAGATGCTTAGCAAGACATCGCTCTGTGGTCGAAACGAGTTCAAATGCGCCGCCGGGGTTAGGCCATGGCCGCTTGAAAAGCGGACAACCACTTAGAGGGCATGTTGCGGGTGACCTAAGTGACTCCAAATCTGTCGGTCGATTCCAAATTTACAATCCACTCGTGTCCAGGGTGCAATTGATTGAGCCAAGCGAGTAGTTGCTTCTGCTCTTTATGGGAAAATTTAGACCATGATGTATAAAAATCCTTTTGATCTTTTTCTCTGAAATATTTGGCTTTGAAAAGTATGACATTTATTGGCGAGAGGTATGGAATGCCCGTTTTGCTAATGCGAACAGCATCGGAGCGCGCCATCTGGATGGTCTGATCGCGCTTGTAAATCCATACATCGGGCGTTCCTGGCTCTATCATCATGTCCACGCGCCAACAACGCTGACGCATGTCGGCCCCCCAAAGCTGCCAGACATCGCTTGGAAGATCAGCTGATGGGGGCAGATATTCGAGGATCCCATTTTTTACCGCAAAAAAATCCAGCTCATGTAAAATGGTGCGAAAATAATTTACGTCATTGCGAATAACAGCAAACTCTAAGTCTTCGTGCTCGCGCGTTTGCTTGCCATGCCAAACATCCAGAGCCCAGCCGCCTGTGATGTACCAAGGGTGGATTGCGCCCCACATGCGTTGGAAGAGTTCGTGGGGAGACCATGCATCCCACGCGTCGTCGTCGAGAGGGCTCATCAAAACATCCACCGTCAGCCCAGGTCAGGAACGAATCCCAGTAGGGCTGCCGGGCAGGCGATGAAACGTCTGTGTCTTCAAGGCAATATCCATGAAGCCAAGTGGCACAAATCCACCCGGCCCGGTCGTCTGGCGCTGCTTACTCTGGAGACCTCCGGATACCAAAGCGATCCCTGGAAGCCTCCTTCGAGGCCGCCATGCGGCGCCTCAGGATGAGGTCAAGCCTTGGACAAACACCTCAACCAGCGTCCCAGCGCGGTGCATCTCACCCGATCGCTCGGCCGCCTCCCCGCGCGGCGGCCCTGTGCGGAGGGCTCGCCGTATTGGGGAGAACACGCCGTCGGCGGGCAAAAACATCAGCTCGATGCGGCGGCTTTAAGCGAACCTTTCCCTTGTTCTGCCTTCTCGGTGATAGGAGACGTCGCACTGCGGGGGGCGATCACCGGTGACCATACGGCCTCAACCAGATCACGACGGCGCCGCGACGGATGCGTCCCGTCCCGAGGGCGATGCCGGCCACGGGCGGCTGAGCCCGAAGGGGCAGGGCGTCGTGAACCTCGCTCTGACCAAGGGAGAGGGCGCTCCCGTCGACGATCTGCTCGCCGCCTCCGAGGCGCCGGCGAGCGAGATGGCGCTGCCGCTCTGGCTGCTGCTGGTGGGGCGGGAGGCGGTCCACAGGCGCTGGGGCCTCGTCACCGGGGCGGGCCTCGTCTGGACGGGGTTCGGCGCCGCCCTCGTGATCGATGCCCTCGACGGGGCCACGCATATTCCCGACCGGTGGTTCGGTCTCCTCCTCGTGGTCGAGGCTTTGGGCTCGTTCCTGCGCGGCCTCGTCGCCACCGGCGCCGCGCGCCGGTTGCGCCTCCTCAAGGCGGCGCTGCTCCTCGTGGTGGCGGTGCTGACGATGCTGGCCTCGTCCTCGAGCACGTTCCTCCTCGCCATGTTGTTCGGGGCCGCCTTCCTGGTCGACGGCCTGTCGCGCTTCGCGCTCTCCTACGTGCTCCGCTTTCCGGGCTGGCGCCTGTCGGCGGCGCATGGGGCGCTGGGCGTGGCGCTGGGCATCATCACCCTGCAGCCCTGGCCCACATGGTACGCCGGCACGGTCGGGTTCTGCATCGGCGCCTTCCTGATGCTGGCGGGGATCAAGGTGGCGATCCTCGGGCTGCGGTTGCGGCGCCCTCCGGCCGCCACCGGACCGCGCGCCGACGGGACCGGCACGGACACGCTCACCGTCTATGTCTGGACGCCGACGGGAACGGCGTCGATCCCGGCCCGGCAGCGCCTCGTCCACCGCTACGTCATCTCGGTGAACGGGCGCGGCCACATCTCCACCGGCCACGCGGCCCTGGAACTGGGCGAGGGGGGCGGCAAGGGTGGCGGCGAGGGGGCGCTCTACGTGAGCCATTACCCCGCGGTGGAGATCGACCGGTCCCCCGACAACCTGCGCGCCACCCTGCGGGCGGGCCCGGAGAACAACGTGCCGGGCCGCTTCCTGCCGAGCTACCGCGCGGAGGCGGACGATTGGTGCGAGGCCACCGTCACGGTCACCCTCCGCGGCATCGACGGGGCGGGCCTGACGCGCTTCTGGACCGCCTATCGCCGCGACGCGACCTACAACCTCGTGGGCCGGAACTGCTCGACGGCGGTCGCCCGCGCCCTCGACGCTGCCGTGGAGGGCGCCTTCAGCCGGTCCGGAAAGCCCTGGCGCAGGCTCGCCCAGGCCGCCCTGAGCCCGGAATTCTGGGCGGCCGCCCTCCTGCGCAACGGGGCGGGCGCGATGACGTGGACGCCCGGTCTCGTGCTCGATTACTCGCGGGCGCTCAGCGCCCTCATCGATCCCGTCTCGCCGGTCCCGGCCATCAGCTGGGACGGCGTGAGGCGCCGCCTCCTGCGCAATTGGCGCGCCGAGGCGGTGGCGCGGATGCGGAGCCTCGCCGGGCGGCGGTCCCCGGCCGCGTAGGCCGCAGGACGGGAGTGGGTCGGTCCGACGTTGGAGCGTTGGGGCGACCGTGGCATGAGGGGGATATGCAAATCCCCACGTTACCCAACCACAGCGTCGCCGTGTCAGCGTGCCGGAGCGACAAGACCCGCTTCCGCTGGTCGGTGACGACGGCCGGGTTCCATGCCTGCCGTTCGACGACCTCCTATTCGTCCGCCGCCATGGCCCTGGCCGCCGGCATCTCTCACGCCCACGTCCTGGCGGAGCCGTATCGTATCAGGACGCGGATCAACGATGGCGGGTGGATCTAGCCCGCGCTCCTGCGATTTCCCGCCATGTCGTTGATCCAGTAGTCATAATCCGACGGATGGTACCAGTCCTGAGCGTTCGAGATGGGTGGCAATCTGATCCTGGCCTTTCGCCCCAAAGCGGACCTTCCTCATCCGACCCAACTACGTTCCAGCTACCGATCCTGATCACGCTCGCGAGCCGCCGTTCTTCTTAAGGGTTTCCATGAGGCATGATCCCGGACAGAATCTGATGTCTGGATGGCCGAGAGCTGGCTTTACGTCGCTGCCGTCATCGACCTGTTCTCCCGCCGTGTGGTCGGCTGGTCGATGAAGCCCGAGATGACGGCGCAGCTCGTCACCGACGCGCTCATTATGGCGATCTGGCGCAGGGGCAGGCCTGACGCCCTGCTTCACCACTCGGACTAGGGCAGCCAATATACGAGCGAGTAGTTCCAGAAGTTGATGGCCGACAATGGCGTCACCTGTTCGATGAGCCGGTCCGGCAACGTCTGGGACAATGCCGCAATGGAGAGCTTCTTCTCGTCGCTAAAAACCGAACGGATCAGGTGCAAGCTCTAATGCACGCGCGACGAGGCGCGGGTCAATGTGTTCGACTACATCGAGAGGTTCTGCAATGCCGTCCGCCGGCACTCGACCATCGGCTATGTTAGGCCCGTTGAGTACGAGCGGAAGGTGAGATTAGCTTAACTATGCGTCCGCAGAACCGACAGCAGGCCACAGGCCGCAATCGCAACGAGGATTTTCTTTGAACGTGCGCGCACATTTGCCGCCCTGAAGTTCAAGGACGCAGTCATGGCCACCTTAGAACGAACGGGGGATTGCCGAGGCTGCCGCGCTCAACCACGTCCTCGTGAGGCGGGAAAAAGAAAAGACCCCGCTTCAGCTTTCGCCGGGCGGGGTCAGGTTGCCACAAGGTCTCTAGAAGCTACACGATATCAGGCCCTATGGGGCTGTCGCTTTCCTATTTTGGGCTAGGGGTTAGGGCAGTCGCTTCGTGATCTCGAACTCCACGGGCGCGTGGTGGACCAGCACAATAGACAATCAGAGCGCTAAGCATGCTTTTCGCGCCTATAGGGCCGGCGCTTGATGGCTTGGCCCCAACTTATCTCCACCGATCAAGAACACCGCTCCTGGACTGCGCAGTCGAGCCGCAACAGGTCGAGCTTTACTATTTGGCTTTAATTTCGGTGCTTACTTCAGCCAGAGCTCTATCGGTGTGTATTTTAAGTATATTCTTAACATCGCCTGGGGTTGCCGCCCATGCAACGGCTGAAAGGAATGCCATCGCAGCAATTGTATACGCAAAAGACTGCATGATTCCCAGCCATCCAAGCAACAATGGGACCAGGCTGACAACGAATGCAATGGGAACAGACTTCGTCAAATAAACCAGTGAAACGAAGCAGATAACCGCGAGTGCAACCGGCTTTACAACTTTGATAATATTATTTTCCATTACATCACCCTGCGTCACAATAGGTCGTTAGAAACAACACTGCGCTGCGGCGCAACGTCGAGATCGGATTGTAATTTGCATGTATAAACAATATGTTGCAACCCACAGAGTGTGATTGTTGTGACACACATCAGCGTAATCGGAGGGAATTATCTTATGTTTGTTTTGTCACGGGACATTGGTACGAAGGATTAGCAAAATAACATCCATCGATACTATCAACGCGGGTATTTGAAATACCATCGCTACCATTTTTCACTAGACTTGAAATAGATTCATCATGGCTTTGAAAAATCTGAAATTCTTCCTTGGTGTTATTACCGGTGGACTTGCTGTTGCGAGCCCAGCTATAGGGTTCACCGTCATATTTATATATTGTATACTTGATTTATTGGCTAGTTTTGTTGCGATAATCATCGAAAAAATTGGAGTCGAATAAGTTCAGCGTATATTTAATTGAGATAAATCTTGAATTTGTTTTGATTGCGACGCCCTCTCAGAATGCCGCCCCCTCAACCTTAAAACGAATTTCGGTCTCTTCCCGCGTCAACGGTAGAGGTGCTCATGCACAAGGTTACAGGCGTAGACCGGCACTGCACGGGATGTGCCGCAGAGATTTCAGTGACGCGAGATGCGCCGGGAGGCAAAGCGGTGAACCAAGGGGACGACCTTCACGATTTGAAGGTCACGGTTTTCGAGATTCCAAGTCCGTCGGGAAGCGTTTCGACCGCAACAATCTGGCCAGCCCCCAAAGGCGGCTGGAGCTGTGCAGTCTATGTGGGCGAGCGGGTCATCTGGGAGGGTTGGAATGAGGTCCGCGCTCTGGCTGAGCAGCGCTGCTGGGAGGTGAGTCAGGATGACTTACCCGAGCCAGGGCCGCATCAGCCAAGACGCGAACCGCGAGCCCCATGACGGCTCTGGTACAACAGTCGGCTTAGATGTCAGGCGCATCTCTGGCGCCTTGGGCGGAATTACTATGAGCGCAGGCGGCGCCGGCACGACAAGCAACACGTCCAACGGCATCAACGTCGAGGGCGGCGCGCTGACGGGCTTGGCGTCCGTGCTGCGGGCTTCTGTGCCGCTGTGGTGTAGGGCGTGAGGAATTGATCGCGCTCGGCGGTGCGTCGGGAGATCAACTCTCTGTTCTTCGTTCACGCCATGATCGCCTCGGCGCAGCCCTTCCGGTCGCCTGGGTTCAGGCGGCGGAGGAACGTCGAGCCGGTGAAGCCGCCGACGCCGATGTTGAAGGCGATGAACGTCAGCGCGTCCCGCTCGTGGTCCGCGACCGGGACCTTGGTGCGGTATAGGCTCGGCAGGGCGTGCGAGGCCAGATCCTCGAGGAAGAACGTGTCGGCCTGGGCCTGCGTGATGACTTGGCCGAGCTTGACGCCTTTGATGTGGTCATAGCCGATTGTCGGCACGCCGACGCTATCGAGATAGGCTTTCAGCCGCACACCTTCCCGCGATTTAAGCGCGGCAAGGCCGAGCGGCGTCATGATGGCGGACGCAGCCATGGTGTTTCTCCAGATTGACGAGGGTGGTGCGGGTAGGGGCGGGATGAGCAGGGCTGTTCGGCCACGCCGATGTGAGATACCAGTGGCATTTTAATGCCTATCAATGGAGGCAGATATGCTGCCAGCTTTCGCTTTTGGATTGTTGATTGGACTATCCTTCCTGATTGGGCCTCAGGTCGGAGCGGTATCGCTTATCGCGGCCCTGATAATCGGGTTGCTGCTAGGGCCATTGAATTTCTTGGTCGAACGGTTGTTCA
This region includes:
- the hmuU gene encoding Hemin transport system permease protein HmuU, with the translated sequence MADPVHGDRLADPRRRDVAVFAGLAVLVLAVSLLSVGIGAIPIAPSRILDVLMQGGADPALARDSLVILNIRLPRTLLGLMVGAGLAVSGALMQGLFRNPLADPALVGVSAGAGLAAACIIVLGDRLLAAFSLPGPLPYALLPAAAFCGGLVATLGLYLVATRSGRTSVATMLLAGIALGALSGAMTGLLVYASDDRQLRDLTFWSLGSLGGSTWTKVAATAPAILPVLIAVPFLGRGLNALVLGEAEAFHLGVPVERLKRAAILLVAIAVGAGVAAAGVIGFVGLVVPHTLRLMIGPEHRRLLPASALLGGALLVLADVAARLVVAPAELPIGIVTALVGAPVFLWLLLARTRTLDV
- the rrrD_2 gene encoding Lysozyme RrrD, whose amino-acid sequence is MAASAIMTPLGLAALKSREGVRLKAYLDSVGVPTIGYDHIKGVKLGQVITQAQADTFFLEDLASHALPSLYRTKVPVADHERDALTFIAFNIGVGGFTGSTFLRRLNPGDRKGCAEAIMA
- the hmuV_1 gene encoding Hemin import ATP-binding protein HmuV — encoded protein: MSEAAPLLTASGLAFATGGRSLVEGVSLTVAPGSLQVIIGPNGAGKSTLLRLLCGELAPTAGTVAYGGTPVPTIPPWRLAALRAVLPQATRLAFPFSVSDVARIGLDGIGRGLTRRDREAILADALGRADILHLAGRAYQSLSGGEQARVQFARVLCQLAAGRTIATGQILFLDEPTASLDLRHQSAILEAVDGLRDRGVGVVAILHDLNLAAAYADTLLVLSEGRLVARGTPAAILRDDLIAEIFQVSWPVGRVPEGGRPFILPRRL
- the hmuT gene encoding Hemin-binding periplasmic protein HmuT — encoded protein: MTHRRSPLRPSPLRPSPLRPSRRAILAGGLSLAALGGTARAAGPAARIASLGGAVTEILYRLGAASRIVVVDTTSIYPAQALREKPNVGYLRALSAEGLLSAGPDLVIAAEGAGPADVLTLVREAGVPVALVKEPPTPEGVLDKIATVGRLAGLEREAAALAAEVRAQFAGLSEQRARITRPARALVVLSVANGRVMVGGRNSTADGILALAGVENAATGIEGFKPMTDEAIISAAPDAVVMMRNGGDAPSPETIFAPGTALGQVPAAARHALVAMDGLYLLGFGPRTPDAARDLIRAIYPDLIRG